A genomic stretch from Candidatus Woesearchaeota archaeon includes:
- a CDS encoding DEAD/DEAH box helicase, whose product MVEELKFKDFVLDRFQIEAIHSIENNHSVVVSAATGTGKTLIADYVIDKYLKQGKKIVYTAPIKALSNQKFNDFRKDYGDESVGILTGDVTINHGAPLLIMTTEIYRNMLLSNDPFIDDVAYVVFDEIHFLGDVERGTVWEESIIFSKSHTRFLCLSATIPNARQFANWISHVKNHEVDVVTEKKRAVPLKHEFFDSEHGFAKLDQIEEWKQLDKYPKYYSSLKHKKRAREERMNVKKKSHVDLVRDLESKNKLPCIYFCFSRLLTEQKSDSLKRFKNYLNAQESAEAGRIIREKISGADPSIRDLKTTKLLRECLSKGVGFHHAGLLSVLKELVEDLFGRGLVKVLFATETFAVGINMPARTVCFDSLEKFDGINFRYLNSKEYFQLAGRAGRRGIDKEGLAVSVIERRMADIPKIKIITSDDKEPLKSQFKVSFNTVLNLLRSHTPEEQELLLKKSFYAYQQLGTKGASRIVASFEKKKGRLLSKGFIYKQDGSFELSEKGLFASRIYNDDLVVTNIFCSGKTKELGERDILLLIGAISFEERKNTRFKSRYNKVTNNVFDLFRDDKDVMIYLKKKPVQKLEQFLMSWLDGFEFVDVMQFTNILEGDIVRFFRQIIDLLQQIQHATLDDELREKVIALKKKIDRDVISVAF is encoded by the coding sequence ATGGTTGAAGAGCTTAAGTTTAAGGATTTTGTGCTTGATCGTTTTCAGATCGAGGCGATTCATAGCATTGAGAATAATCATTCCGTTGTTGTGAGTGCTGCTACTGGTACTGGTAAGACTTTGATTGCTGATTACGTGATTGATAAGTATTTGAAGCAAGGTAAGAAGATTGTTTATACTGCGCCTATTAAGGCTTTGTCTAATCAGAAGTTTAATGATTTTAGGAAGGATTATGGTGATGAATCTGTTGGTATTCTTACTGGAGATGTTACTATTAATCATGGTGCTCCTTTGTTGATTATGACTACTGAGATTTATAGGAATATGCTTCTTAGTAATGATCCTTTTATTGATGATGTTGCTTATGTTGTGTTTGATGAGATTCATTTTCTTGGTGATGTTGAGCGTGGTACGGTTTGGGAGGAGAGTATTATTTTTAGTAAGTCTCATACTCGTTTTCTTTGTTTAAGTGCGACTATTCCTAATGCTCGTCAGTTCGCGAATTGGATTAGTCATGTTAAGAATCACGAGGTGGATGTTGTTACTGAGAAGAAGCGCGCGGTTCCTTTGAAGCATGAGTTTTTTGATTCTGAGCATGGTTTTGCTAAGCTTGATCAGATTGAGGAGTGGAAGCAACTTGATAAATATCCTAAGTATTATAGTTCTTTAAAGCATAAAAAGCGTGCGAGAGAGGAGCGTATGAATGTTAAGAAGAAGTCTCATGTTGATTTGGTTCGTGATCTTGAATCTAAGAATAAGTTACCTTGTATTTATTTTTGTTTTTCTCGTTTGCTTACTGAACAAAAAAGTGATTCTTTGAAGCGTTTTAAGAATTATCTTAATGCTCAGGAAAGCGCGGAAGCTGGTAGGATTATTAGGGAAAAGATTAGTGGTGCTGATCCTAGTATTCGTGATTTGAAGACGACTAAGCTTCTTCGTGAGTGTCTTAGTAAGGGTGTTGGTTTTCATCATGCTGGTCTTCTTAGTGTTTTGAAGGAGTTAGTTGAGGATTTGTTTGGTCGTGGTTTGGTTAAGGTTTTGTTTGCTACGGAGACTTTCGCCGTTGGTATTAATATGCCTGCTAGGACTGTTTGTTTTGATTCTTTGGAGAAGTTTGATGGTATTAATTTTAGGTATTTGAATAGTAAGGAATATTTTCAGTTGGCTGGTAGGGCTGGTCGTCGTGGTATTGATAAGGAGGGTTTGGCTGTTAGTGTTATTGAGCGTAGGATGGCTGATATTCCTAAGATTAAGATTATTACAAGTGATGATAAAGAACCTTTAAAGTCTCAGTTCAAGGTTAGTTTTAATACTGTTCTTAATTTGCTTAGGAGTCATACTCCTGAGGAGCAGGAGTTGTTGTTGAAAAAGAGTTTTTATGCTTATCAGCAACTTGGTACTAAGGGCGCTTCTAGGATTGTTGCGAGTTTTGAAAAGAAGAAAGGTAGGTTGCTTAGTAAGGGTTTTATTTACAAGCAAGATGGTTCTTTTGAGTTGAGTGAGAAGGGTTTGTTTGCTAGTCGTATTTATAATGATGATTTGGTTGTTACTAACATTTTTTGTTCTGGTAAAACTAAGGAGTTGGGTGAACGTGATATTTTGTTGCTTATTGGCGCGATTTCTTTTGAGGAGCGTAAGAATACTCGTTTTAAGTCTCGTTATAATAAAGTTACGAATAATGTTTTTGATTTGTTTCGTGATGATAAGGATGTTATGATTTATTTGAAGAAGAAGCCTGTGCAGAAGTTGGAGCAGTTCTTGATGAGTTGGCTTGATGGTTTTGAGTTTGTTGATGTTATGCAATTCACGAATATTCTTGAGGGCGACATTGTTAGGTTTTTTAGGCAGATTATTGATTTGTTGCAACAGATTCAGCACGCGACTCTTGATGATGAGCTTCGTGAGAAAGTTATTGCGTTGAAGAAGAAGATTGATCGTGATGTTATTAGTGTTGCTTTTTAG